In Populus nigra chromosome 10, ddPopNigr1.1, whole genome shotgun sequence, the following proteins share a genomic window:
- the LOC133705637 gene encoding uncharacterized protein LOC133705637, whose amino-acid sequence MAAESNTGFHLEGTLGSALNRHAISFQSGAINSGCTTDMIPMGMGSYFGINTSTTSSSLMLPGSSSLISNNTSPGGSGSGGIVQTQAGNSSASSSLLLDSVPGLKHDAGLAVEWSVEEQYKLEEGLQKYADEPSILRYIKIAAMLRDKTVRDVALRCRWMTRKRRKAEDYNMGKKINSRKDKLVESSLKMNMAAGLLQNVASYPLMMHHTDQSEPMPFEGISGTTRLLDQNAQAFSQISANLSTFKLQDNIDFFCYTRNNITAILNDMREMPGMMSRMPPLPVSIDEDLANSILPNTIQSMMFGSPSGIQLKQEPRC is encoded by the exons atgGCTGCAGAGTCTAACACAGGGTTTCACCTAGAGGGGACCTTAGGTTCTGCACTTAATCGGCACgcaatttcttttcaatctgGCGCTATAAACAGTGGCTGCACAACGGATATGATTCCCATGGGGATGGGGTCTTACTTTGGGATCAATACTAGTACTACTAGTAGTAGCTTGATGTTGCCTGGGAGTTCCAGCTTGATTAGTAATAACACCAGTCCTGGTGGTAGTGGAAGTGGTGGAATTGTTCAAACTCAAGCTGGGAATTCTTCTGCCTCTTCTTCGTTGCTTCTTGATTCCGTTCCTGGCTTAAAGCATGATGCTGGTTTGGCTGTTGAGTGGTCCGTCGAGGAGCAGTACAAACTGGAGGAAGGCCTTCAAAA ATATGCTGATGAACCAAGTATCCTGAGATACATAAAGATTGCAGCCATGCTCCGTGATAAAACTGTTCGTGATGTTGCGTTGAGGTGTAGATGGATGACG AGAAAGCGAAGGAAGGCAGAAGATTATAACATGGGAAAGAAGATCAACAGCAGGAAG GATAAGCTGGTGGAATCATCCTTGAAGATGAACATGGCTGCAGGTTTACTGCAGAACGTGGCTTCATATCCTCTAATGATGCACCATACAGACCAAAGTGAACCTATGCCTTTTGAAG GAATTAGTGGGACGACTAGACTCTTGGACCAGAATGCTCAAGCTTTTAGTCAGATATCAGCTAACCTTTCTACATTCAAG TTGCAGGATAACATTGACTTCTTTTGTTACACAAGGAACAATATCACTGCCATCCTGAATGA TATGAGAGAGATGCCTGGAATGATGAGTCGGATGCCACCACTGCCTGTGTCCATTGATGAGGATCTTGCAAATAGTATATTGCCCAATACAATTCAG TCAATGATGTTCGGCTCGCCTTCTGGAATACAACTGAAGCAGGAGCCAAGGTGCTGA